In one Flexibacter flexilis DSM 6793 genomic region, the following are encoded:
- a CDS encoding DUF7619 domain-containing protein — MKKLFSTLLFCWAALCAQNVAAQYVTIPDANFRNALKVKYPTCFNADSQLDTTCALILTDTLLNVSVKNIANLEGVRYFKNLKELNCYGNLLTSLPPLPDSLKTLICYTNALTSLTTLPSTLTYLHYANNMVDSLPALPAGLEYLNCSNNSMNSLTELPPMLKHLYCSDNSLPSLPAVLPSSLNTLYFPNNLVENLPVLPSQLKILHCANNLLQELQNFPASLSALYCHGNPIYCLPFLPSGMQVISLSNTNITCIPNKPVNMPSSFPICNPINNIAQCMTFPMFSGYVFYDANGNGIKDSSEIGMANIAVKISANNKVFTDANGFYSITVPDTGYFVATVVTPQYFIVQDSAITAHFTAFGQISATDFALTTSNPFRDLSTHLESYQRARPGFMLNFKLTYRNQGTVPTNAVAKFVKPFLYTTAIVSEPNYTVSGDTLIWNLGTLGIGEIKSIVVHGTVSTAAVLGSVLSFQSLLNNNDTLDYNLADNVSTINLTVQGSLDPNDKQARPAISPAQIAAGEYIDYTIRFQNTGTDTAFTVVIADTLESNLQANTLEMLASSHNVRTSVKGNIVYFEHLNILLPDSNVNEKASHGFVSFRIKPQTNLALGATVSNKAAIYFDYNAPVITNTAITKVQNPTGIFDKINKTVSVYPNPVNKGVLYVPNMAGASATLTSLEGKELRNWSAIGESVSLEGIAQGMYLLKVTQKGETRTAKVMVK, encoded by the coding sequence ATGAAAAAACTGTTCTCAACCCTGCTTTTTTGCTGGGCGGCTCTTTGCGCCCAAAATGTTGCTGCTCAGTATGTAACCATTCCTGATGCCAATTTCAGGAATGCGCTAAAAGTGAAATATCCGACTTGTTTTAATGCTGATTCGCAGTTAGATACTACTTGCGCTCTTATTCTAACAGATACATTACTGAACGTGTCGGTTAAAAACATCGCTAATTTGGAAGGTGTGCGTTATTTCAAGAACCTAAAAGAGCTAAACTGTTATGGCAATTTGCTTACAAGTTTACCGCCATTACCAGATAGTTTAAAAACCTTAATTTGTTATACCAATGCGCTTACAAGCCTGACGACATTGCCGAGTACACTTACGTATTTGCATTATGCCAACAACATGGTAGATAGCTTGCCCGCCTTACCCGCAGGTCTTGAGTATTTGAATTGTTCTAATAACTCCATGAACAGCCTTACAGAACTGCCGCCGATGCTTAAACATTTGTATTGTTCTGATAATTCGCTTCCGAGTTTGCCTGCCGTGCTACCAAGTAGTTTAAATACCTTGTATTTCCCTAATAACTTGGTAGAAAACTTACCCGTTCTGCCCAGCCAATTAAAGATTTTACATTGTGCCAATAATCTGTTGCAGGAGTTACAAAACTTTCCTGCTAGTTTATCGGCCTTATACTGCCATGGCAACCCGATATACTGTCTGCCTTTTTTGCCAAGCGGAATGCAAGTCATATCTTTATCTAATACCAATATTACTTGTATCCCCAACAAGCCAGTCAATATGCCATCAAGTTTTCCGATATGTAATCCTATTAATAACATAGCGCAGTGTATGACGTTCCCTATGTTTTCGGGCTATGTTTTTTATGATGCAAATGGCAATGGAATAAAAGATTCCTCAGAAATAGGAATGGCTAATATTGCCGTTAAAATATCGGCTAACAATAAGGTCTTTACAGATGCCAATGGTTTTTATTCGATTACCGTTCCTGATACAGGTTATTTTGTAGCTACGGTGGTTACGCCGCAATATTTTATTGTCCAAGATTCTGCTATTACGGCCCATTTTACTGCTTTCGGACAAATAAGTGCAACGGATTTTGCATTAACAACGTCTAATCCGTTTCGCGATTTATCTACACATTTGGAGAGTTATCAGAGAGCTCGCCCCGGTTTTATGCTAAATTTCAAATTAACATATCGCAATCAGGGAACTGTTCCAACTAACGCCGTAGCCAAATTTGTAAAACCATTTTTATATACAACGGCAATCGTTTCTGAACCAAATTATACAGTAAGTGGAGATACACTTATTTGGAATTTAGGAACATTAGGTATCGGCGAAATTAAAAGCATTGTTGTTCATGGTACGGTATCAACGGCTGCCGTATTGGGTTCTGTGCTTTCGTTCCAATCTTTATTGAATAACAATGATACTTTGGATTATAACTTGGCCGACAACGTCAGTACAATAAATCTTACGGTACAAGGTTCTTTAGACCCCAACGACAAACAAGCCCGTCCAGCAATTAGCCCTGCGCAAATCGCTGCTGGCGAGTATATTGACTATACGATTCGTTTCCAAAATACAGGTACAGACACTGCTTTTACAGTGGTGATTGCCGATACTTTGGAAAGTAATTTGCAAGCTAATACATTGGAAATGCTTGCTTCTTCGCATAATGTTCGTACCAGCGTAAAAGGCAATATCGTGTATTTTGAGCATTTGAACATCTTGCTACCCGACAGCAACGTAAACGAAAAAGCAAGTCACGGTTTTGTGAGTTTCCGCATCAAGCCGCAAACGAACTTGGCTTTGGGTGCTACGGTTTCTAACAAAGCAGCGATTTATTTTGATTATAACGCACCAGTAATTACTAATACCGCCATTACAAAGGTTCAAAATCCAACAGGTATTTTTGATAAAATCAATAAAACAGTATCTGTTTATCCAAACCCAGTGAACAAAGGCGTGTTGTACGTTCCGAACATGGCGGGAGCTTCGGCTACGCTTACCAGTCTTGAAGGTAAAGAATTACGCAACTGGTCAGCTATCGGCGAAAGCGTATCGTTGGAAGGCATTGCGCAAGGCATGTACTTGTTGAAAGTAACACAAAAAGGCGAAACACGCACCGCCAAAGTAATGGTGAAGTAG
- the murQ gene encoding N-acetylmuramic acid 6-phosphate etherase, translated as MKNITESASHFSNLEQMSVSELLHGINSQDQTVPLAVAQAIPQIECLVNAIVEKMRVGGRLFYIGAGTSGRLGIVDASECPPTFGVPHDWVIGLIAGGDGAIRKAVEFAEDDKEQAWKDLNFYEINKNDVVVGIAASGRTPYVIGGLEMCNQHGITTGSISCNPNSALSAAAKFAVEVIVGPEFVTGSTRMKAGTAQKLVLNMITTSTMIQLGRIKGNKMVDMQLSNHKLVDRGRRMLADELNITAEEAAHWLEKAGNVRRAIELYQQENKH; from the coding sequence ATGAAAAATATAACAGAATCGGCCTCTCATTTCTCTAATCTGGAGCAAATGTCGGTGTCTGAACTATTGCACGGCATCAACTCCCAAGACCAAACCGTTCCGCTGGCCGTAGCGCAAGCCATTCCGCAAATAGAGTGCTTGGTAAATGCCATCGTAGAAAAAATGCGCGTGGGCGGACGTTTGTTTTATATCGGAGCTGGTACGAGTGGACGTTTGGGAATTGTGGACGCGTCCGAATGTCCGCCAACTTTTGGCGTGCCGCACGATTGGGTCATAGGCCTGATTGCAGGTGGTGATGGCGCGATTCGCAAAGCCGTTGAGTTTGCAGAAGACGACAAAGAACAGGCTTGGAAAGATTTGAATTTTTATGAAATAAATAAAAACGATGTAGTGGTGGGCATTGCCGCTTCGGGTCGCACGCCTTACGTGATTGGCGGACTGGAGATGTGCAACCAACACGGCATCACGACGGGAAGCATTAGTTGCAACCCTAACAGCGCACTATCAGCCGCCGCAAAATTTGCGGTAGAAGTAATCGTGGGGCCAGAATTTGTAACGGGCAGTACACGCATGAAAGCAGGCACAGCCCAAAAATTGGTGCTCAATATGATAACGACCAGCACCATGATACAACTTGGCCGCATCAAAGGCAACAAAATGGTTGATATGCAGCTTTCTAACCATAAACTCGTGGACAGAGGCCGCCGTATGTTGGCCGACGAACTGAATATTACAGCCGAAGAAGCCGCCCATTGGCTCGAAAAAGCAGGCAACGTGCGCCGCGCCATTGAGTTATATCAGCAAGAAAACAAGCATTAG
- the nuoK gene encoding NADH-quinone oxidoreductase subunit NuoK — protein MIPINYYLYLAAFLFSVGLLLVIVKRHAILMLMGIELMLNAANLNLVAFSRQDSAQTGEIFALFVMVIAAAETAVALAILILLYRYTQQTDPSTFTHLRDR, from the coding sequence ATGATACCGATTAATTATTATTTGTATTTGGCGGCGTTTTTGTTTTCGGTGGGGCTGCTGCTTGTCATCGTAAAACGCCATGCCATCCTGATGCTCATGGGCATAGAACTCATGCTCAATGCCGCCAACCTTAATTTGGTTGCTTTTAGCCGCCAAGATTCGGCGCAAACAGGCGAAATTTTCGCGCTGTTTGTGATGGTAATCGCTGCTGCCGAAACAGCTGTGGCATTGGCCATACTGATATTGTTGTACCGCTACACGCAACAAACCGACCCAAGCACCTTTACGCATTTGCGCGACAGATAA
- a CDS encoding RNA polymerase sigma factor codes for MPSSTQNINDSKLAALCAKQDRNAQKLLYQQFYGQMMSVCMRYASSKDEAGEMLNDGFMKVFAHIQEYKPEHSLQGWIRRIMVNNAIDAFRRNRQYAHQLDIEAAEEVNVSPDVIEHFAAEDIIRIIQDLPPVYKVVFNLYAIEGYSHKEIADQLQITESTSRANLAKARAKLQLIIKETEPTIYERYAK; via the coding sequence TTGCCTAGTTCTACTCAAAATATAAACGACAGCAAACTTGCGGCTCTTTGTGCTAAACAAGACCGCAATGCACAGAAATTGCTCTATCAGCAGTTTTACGGGCAAATGATGTCTGTTTGTATGCGCTACGCCAGCAGCAAGGACGAGGCGGGGGAGATGCTTAATGATGGCTTTATGAAAGTATTTGCGCATATCCAAGAGTACAAGCCTGAGCATTCGTTGCAAGGGTGGATTCGTAGGATAATGGTCAATAATGCGATAGATGCTTTTCGCCGAAATCGGCAGTATGCGCACCAATTGGATATTGAGGCTGCTGAAGAAGTGAATGTGTCGCCCGATGTAATAGAGCATTTTGCGGCAGAAGACATCATTCGGATTATTCAGGATTTGCCACCAGTCTATAAAGTGGTGTTTAACTTATACGCCATTGAAGGCTATTCACATAAAGAAATTGCAGATCAATTGCAAATAACAGAAAGTACGTCTAGGGCTAATTTGGCGAAGGCGCGTGCTAAACTTCAACTCATAATAAAAGAAACAGAACCCACTATCTACGAACGTTATGCAAAATGA
- a CDS encoding sigma-54-dependent transcriptional regulator yields MKIFIVEDDTWYGQMLLYHLGQNPDYELSLFEKAGDLLKALHKHPDLICMDFGLPDMDGEQLLREIKTRAAHVPVIVISAQEEIGVAVNLLKQGAKDYIIKDEYAKDVLWKSVIYLRENLALRQEVEVLREELSAKYDFTKTIIGQSEAIQRTFGLLRKAIQSSINVSLTGETGTGKEVYAKAIHFNGDRRKKPFVAVNMAAIPKELAESELFGYEKGAFTGAMNAKAGKFEEADGGTLFLDEIGEMDLNLQSKLLRVLQEREVVRIGGSKPKKIDIRLITATHKNLADEVKKGNFREDLFFRLVGLPIELPPLRNRQNDVLLLAKHFMDEYTSQNKQKPLKLSDTAKTKLKKHLWGGNVRELKAVMDLACVMCDNGEITAEDITFYELGGTKPYSESEKTLRDYELEIIQSYLDRYEGNALLVAEKLDIGKSKIYNLISAGELKNK; encoded by the coding sequence ATGAAAATTTTTATAGTAGAAGACGATACTTGGTACGGGCAAATGCTACTGTATCATTTAGGGCAAAATCCTGATTACGAATTATCTTTATTCGAGAAGGCTGGCGATTTGCTCAAAGCCTTACACAAACACCCAGATCTTATTTGCATGGATTTTGGCTTGCCCGATATGGACGGCGAGCAATTGCTCCGAGAAATCAAGACCAGAGCCGCGCACGTGCCTGTGATTGTCATTAGCGCACAAGAGGAAATCGGGGTGGCCGTAAACTTGCTCAAGCAAGGAGCAAAAGACTACATAATCAAAGATGAATATGCGAAAGATGTACTTTGGAAATCTGTAATTTATCTCCGCGAAAATCTTGCCCTACGGCAAGAAGTGGAGGTTTTGCGCGAAGAGCTCAGTGCCAAATATGACTTTACCAAAACGATTATTGGCCAAAGTGAAGCCATTCAGCGCACTTTTGGTTTGTTGCGAAAAGCCATCCAATCCAGTATTAATGTGTCGCTGACTGGTGAAACGGGAACGGGCAAGGAGGTTTATGCCAAAGCCATTCATTTCAACGGAGACCGTCGCAAAAAACCTTTTGTAGCCGTGAACATGGCCGCCATTCCCAAAGAATTGGCGGAAAGTGAGCTTTTTGGCTACGAAAAAGGCGCGTTTACGGGAGCCATGAACGCCAAAGCGGGCAAGTTTGAGGAAGCAGACGGCGGTACACTTTTTTTGGACGAAATAGGCGAAATGGACCTGAACCTGCAAAGCAAACTATTGCGCGTGTTGCAAGAACGCGAAGTAGTGAGAATCGGAGGAAGCAAGCCCAAGAAAATAGACATACGACTCATTACGGCCACACACAAAAACTTGGCTGACGAAGTCAAAAAAGGGAATTTCCGCGAGGATTTATTTTTTCGCTTAGTGGGTTTGCCCATTGAGTTGCCACCTTTGCGCAACCGCCAAAATGATGTGCTATTGCTGGCTAAACATTTTATGGACGAATACACGAGCCAAAATAAACAAAAGCCGCTCAAACTCTCGGATACGGCCAAAACCAAACTCAAAAAACATCTTTGGGGTGGCAATGTACGTGAATTAAAAGCGGTCATGGACTTGGCCTGCGTTATGTGCGATAACGGCGAAATCACCGCCGAGGATATTACTTTTTATGAATTAGGAGGTACGAAGCCTTACTCTGAATCCGAAAAAACCCTCAGGGATTACGAATTAGAAATTATCCAATCCTATTTGGACAGATACGAAGGCAATGCGCTTTTGGTAGCCGAAAAATTAGACATTGGAAAGTCAAAAATTTATAATTTAATCAGTGCAGGAGAGTTAAAAAACAAATAA
- a CDS encoding FIST signal transduction protein: protein MNKGIYCQTERELVEIAQQLANTHTYNSYLLFIADSTRLSPDTAQLLYKILEKPLLGGIYPELIAASRRQQTGFLLIPLPMVFEVTLLDLSKNMAVIIQQLETLGQLFSVKSVFCFVDFLSQNKDTLIQEVYNTFGHGVNYLGAGAGALDFKPLDSILYNGIFYGNTALVAVCGSDIQVGVAHGWSPISEPIKVTEVDGNIVKSLNWQPAFEVYQKEIFAHSGKQITEATFFEIAKSYPLGLVRMDAEMVIRDPYASLNGHLHIIDHVPQGDYVRIMHGNPHSLLAGAEHAISLLNNGEKENTLKFCVDCISRVLYMDADFVKELNILGQNGLFDGVLSLGEIANAGESALELYNKTVVISQWNVTK, encoded by the coding sequence ATGAATAAGGGAATCTATTGCCAAACCGAAAGGGAGCTAGTAGAGATTGCCCAACAATTGGCAAACACACACACATACAACTCCTATTTACTTTTTATTGCAGACAGTACCAGACTAAGCCCTGACACTGCTCAGCTTTTATACAAAATCCTCGAAAAGCCACTTTTGGGCGGAATTTACCCCGAACTCATTGCGGCCAGCCGTCGCCAACAAACGGGCTTTTTACTTATTCCTTTGCCGATGGTGTTTGAGGTTACGTTACTGGACTTATCGAAAAATATGGCGGTCATTATCCAGCAATTAGAGACTTTGGGGCAATTGTTTTCGGTCAAATCTGTATTCTGCTTCGTTGATTTTTTATCACAGAATAAAGATACACTAATTCAGGAGGTGTATAATACCTTCGGGCATGGTGTCAATTATCTGGGAGCAGGAGCGGGCGCGTTGGATTTTAAGCCACTGGACAGCATTTTGTACAACGGAATTTTTTATGGCAATACGGCTTTGGTGGCTGTTTGCGGGTCGGACATACAAGTGGGGGTGGCGCACGGTTGGTCTCCGATTAGCGAACCCATCAAAGTAACGGAGGTGGACGGTAACATTGTTAAATCCCTAAACTGGCAACCTGCTTTTGAGGTGTATCAAAAAGAAATTTTTGCGCATTCGGGCAAACAGATTACCGAAGCTACTTTTTTTGAAATAGCCAAATCCTATCCGTTGGGGTTGGTGCGTATGGATGCAGAAATGGTGATTCGCGACCCTTACGCTTCCCTAAATGGTCATTTGCACATCATTGACCACGTGCCGCAAGGCGACTACGTGCGCATTATGCACGGAAACCCACATTCGTTGTTGGCTGGGGCAGAACACGCCATTTCCTTGCTCAACAACGGGGAAAAAGAAAATACGCTCAAATTCTGTGTGGACTGCATTTCACGTGTGCTTTACATGGACGCTGATTTTGTAAAAGAATTAAATATTTTGGGTCAGAATGGCCTGTTTGATGGCGTGTTGAGTTTGGGGGAAATTGCCAATGCTGGTGAATCGGCACTGGAATTATACAATAAAACCGTCGTAATATCACAATGGAACGTAACAAAATAG
- a CDS encoding DUF7619 domain-containing protein, which translates to MKKLIATMSLLLAGLFVQPEVQAQNYVDIPDANFRTKLMSLYPSCFNTSEQLDTLCAQNSTNNFMDLSHNFIVNLEGIQYFKQLKYLYCNSNQLTSLPALPSGLQTLNCGSNQLTSLPSIPNTVTYLNISDNQLTTLPTLSSGLGALDCSNNQLTSLPTLPSSLTMLACNNNQLTSLPMLPSTLHYLTCQNNQLTSLPTLPSGLNYLNCSYNQLTNLPTLLNSLYYLYCNNNQLTNLPTLPSNLAELYCNDNQLTSLPILSNSLGFLICHNNPLSCLPLLPPYLWQISVTNTNISCIPNSTPILVATINGDSLNTTPLPPICNPTNNSEQCNVYPKFFGYIYEDSDADGVKDASEIGIAHIKVTTSNGISVFSDNSGYYEIAVPDTGIFTASVPTAPLYFTFTPTSQTVHFAAFGQVNMTNFGLITNALVYDLKVNLTNSRNARPGFGLDVMIDYMNQGTLVSNGVVKFLKPALYTIDSTSVEGYIVSNDTLIWNVGNLPLGFRSEITVYGKVSTAAVLGSSMPFWAGIQGNGTEETPANNTQMLNLMITGSYDPNDKQARSEISPAQIAAGEYIDYTIRFQNTGTDTAFTVVIADTLESNLQANTLEMLASSHNVRTSVKNNIVYFEHLNIQLPDSNVNEKASHGFVSFRIKPQANLALGTNISNKAAIYFDYNAPVITNTAVTKVQNPTGIFDKINKTLATYPNPVDKGVLYVPNMIGASATLTSLEGKELRNWSAIGESVSLEGIAQGMYLLKVTQKGETRTAKVMVK; encoded by the coding sequence ATGAAAAAATTAATCGCAACCATGTCTTTGCTTTTGGCAGGACTTTTTGTGCAGCCAGAGGTGCAAGCACAAAATTACGTTGATATTCCTGATGCTAATTTCAGGACTAAACTAATGTCGCTTTATCCGAGTTGTTTTAATACTTCGGAGCAGTTGGATACACTCTGTGCACAAAATTCGACGAATAATTTTATGGATTTGTCCCATAATTTTATTGTTAACCTAGAAGGAATCCAGTATTTTAAACAATTAAAATACTTGTATTGCAATAGTAATCAGCTCACAAGTTTACCTGCATTGCCAAGTGGTTTGCAAACTTTAAACTGTGGTTCTAATCAGCTCACAAGTTTACCAAGTATCCCGAATACAGTAACATACTTGAATATTAGTGATAACCAACTAACAACTTTGCCAACTTTGTCTAGTGGTTTGGGAGCATTAGACTGTTCTAATAATCAATTGACAAGTTTGCCTACTTTGCCATCATCTCTAACTATGCTTGCTTGTAATAATAATCAGCTTACAAGTTTGCCTATGTTGCCAAGTACATTGCATTATCTAACTTGTCAGAATAATCAACTCACGAGTTTGCCTACACTGCCCAGTGGGCTTAATTATCTTAATTGTTCTTATAATCAACTCACGAACTTGCCAACATTGCTAAATAGCCTATATTATTTATACTGCAATAACAATCAATTGACGAACTTGCCTACACTTCCTTCTAATTTAGCTGAGTTATATTGCAACGATAATCAATTGACTAGTTTGCCAATACTTTCCAATAGCCTTGGTTTTTTAATATGTCATAACAATCCATTGAGTTGTTTGCCTTTATTACCACCCTACTTATGGCAGATCTCCGTAACTAACACGAATATTTCTTGTATTCCCAACAGTACGCCGATTTTGGTTGCCACCATCAATGGCGACTCTCTTAACACTACACCATTACCTCCGATTTGCAATCCAACCAATAACAGTGAACAATGTAATGTGTATCCTAAATTTTTTGGATATATATATGAAGATTCTGATGCTGATGGAGTGAAAGACGCTTCTGAAATAGGTATTGCTCATATAAAAGTTACCACTAGTAATGGTATTAGCGTGTTTTCGGATAATAGTGGTTACTATGAAATAGCAGTGCCTGATACTGGCATATTTACAGCCTCCGTTCCTACGGCACCATTGTATTTTACATTTACTCCTACCTCGCAAACGGTTCATTTTGCTGCTTTCGGGCAAGTTAATATGACGAATTTCGGACTGATTACCAATGCATTAGTCTATGATTTAAAAGTTAATTTAACAAATTCGCGCAATGCTCGCCCTGGTTTTGGGTTAGATGTTATGATAGATTATATGAACCAAGGTACACTAGTGTCCAATGGTGTAGTGAAGTTTTTAAAACCTGCCTTATATACCATAGATTCGACTTCTGTTGAAGGCTATATAGTAAGTAACGATACACTCATTTGGAATGTAGGAAATTTGCCTCTTGGTTTTAGGAGTGAAATTACCGTATATGGAAAGGTTTCTACTGCCGCTGTTTTAGGAAGTAGTATGCCATTCTGGGCTGGTATTCAAGGCAATGGCACAGAAGAAACTCCCGCGAATAATACCCAAATGTTGAACCTTATGATTACAGGCTCTTATGACCCTAACGACAAACAAGCCCGCTCAGAAATTAGCCCTGCACAAATCGCTGCTGGTGAGTATATCGACTATACCATTCGTTTCCAAAACACAGGTACAGACACGGCTTTCACCGTCGTAATTGCCGATACTTTGGAAAGTAATTTGCAAGCCAATACACTTGAAATGCTTGCTTCTTCGCACAATGTTCGTACAAGCGTTAAAAATAACATTGTGTATTTTGAGCATTTGAACATACAGTTACCAGACAGCAACGTAAACGAAAAAGCAAGTCATGGTTTCGTGAGCTTCCGCATCAAACCGCAAGCAAACTTGGCTTTGGGCACGAACATTTCTAACAAAGCGGCGATTTACTTCGATTATAATGCGCCAGTGATTACCAACACCGCCGTTACGAAAGTACAAAACCCAACAGGTATTTTTGATAAAATCAATAAGACATTGGCAACATATCCAAACCCAGTGGACAAAGGCGTATTATATGTTCCGAACATGATTGGTGCATCTGCTACGCTTACAAGTCTTGAAGGCAAAGAGTTGCGCAACTGGTCGGCCATCGGCGAAAGTGTTTCATTGGAAGGCATCGCACAAGGAATGTACTTGTTGAAAGTAACACAAAAAGGCGAAACACGCACCGCCAAAGTAATGGTGAAGTAG